In the genome of Mercurialis annua linkage group LG8, ddMerAnnu1.2, whole genome shotgun sequence, the window TAAAGCATATATTGCCTTCGGATATTGCCCGGTTGAAAATGTTGTCGAATACATTTTTCTCAGTATGCATGACACCAAGATTATGACGAATCATATTCGTTTTCCAATACGGCAATTCCCAAAATATGCTTTTCTTATGCCACCCATGATGCTTTGATTTTTGAGCATTCGTATCCTGAGCTCCAACCTCGTATGCCTTTTTAAAACCAAGGCTATCAATCTCTTGTTCAATTTCCTCTCCACTTCTGTATCCCCTGAatgattttctttctttgtaGCCCTTTTTAAAATCCGTAGTGTTATTACGGTACGAATGTTCAGGTGGTAACAACTTtctgtggcaatcaaaccacgattgtttaCCACTCTTCGGAAGGGTAATTGCATCAGTTTCTTCCATACAGTGAGGACATGCCCGTTTACCCGATGTGCTCCATCCAGAGAGCATTGAATAAGCCGGAAAATCATTGATCGTCCACATAAGAGCGGctttcaattgaaaattttgccGCCTATGAATGTCGTATGTTCGCGTCCCAAATTCCCACAAATGGTTCAGTTCTACTATTAGCGGCTGTAGGAAAATATCCAAACTGCCTTTTGGACTATTGGGTCCGCGAACAAGAACCGTTAGAAACATGAACTCGTCTTTCATGGCCATGCCAGGAGGCAAGTTATACGGAGTCACAATTACCGGCCATGACGAGTATTGTTGCCCAAATgcaccaaatggttgaaacccatccGTACACAACCCCAATCTGATATTTCTAACTTCGGCTGCAAAATCTTGATGTAACTCCGAAAAGTGTTTCCAAGCTGGCGAGTCAGACGGATGATTCATCACACCATTCTCCATCTCGTGCTCGGCGTGCCACCTCATATGTTTAGCTGTTGCCCTAGAAGCGTACAATCTCTGCAGCCTCGGAGTTAAAGGAAAGTAATGCATTTTTTTATAAGGCACATtcgtctttcttctttttgaattacCCGCAGTAGCTGGTTTCCACCTGTCATGCCCGCATACTTTACGCAAAGTCAAACCCGCATCGTCACCCCAGTATATCATACACATATTTTTACAGCAGTCAATCACCTCAACTGGAAGCCCAAGCCCTCTGACTAGCTTTTTAATATTGTACGAATTTTTCGCTAACTTGTTGTCTTTAGGCAACAACTGATGTACAAACTCGCTCATTTCATTCATCAGACCGTCAGATGCTTGAAATCGGCACTTGAATTCTAAAAATTTTACGGCTGCAGACAAAGCGGAGTGTCTGTCATTCCCAGGCCATATGGGTTCTtcggccgcacgcatcatatcataaaacttcTGAGCTTCTGCATTCGGAGGCTCTTCTGCCCATACTTCGGGACCACCAGCATCAGTAACCATTCTCTGGAATGAACTGCAACCCTCGTCTTCATTTCTATGTTCCCACATGTTGTCCGCTTGCATAACATTAACAGGCACCTCGACCCTCCTATTTTCCTCACCATGGTGAGTCCAGACGTGGTAATTACTCACAAACCCGTCTGTGTAGAGATGAAACTCCACTTCGTCAACAGTTCGAAAAGCAGTGTTCCGACATTTGGGTTTAAGGCAAGGGCATTTAATCTCAGGCCCACTCATACACTCGGGGTGTTGCACAGCAAAGTTCAAAAACTCCCTAACGTTACTAATGTACCCTTCAGTCAACAATCCTCTGACCAGTCTCCCactatacatccaactgcgaTCTGAATTCATTTCTATAGCACGTACATTTAGGTGGGTTTAATACTTGGTTACAGCAAAGTCAATGTCATTGACCGCTTAAAAAGGTAGGggcctatcccattcgcaaaactgggtCTACTTAATAcgatcacgatatatgcataaatacgaagaaaaatatttggcaGCCTTCCGGCGCAGTTCTCCAAGCGCAGTATCAAATATATGCTGAATAACGCTAAATACATATTCCGTTAGGAACTAGCGTTACGCAGCATATATTAGatagccacccggagaacatacgACGAAAAaactaccaaatatttttctaccgcatctatacatatatttttttcgtGATCGAATTACGTAGACACcagttttacgaactgtacacacgtacaatcccgtgtcgttcaatctcttgaggACACGGGACGGGTTTTCTACGGCTAGGTTagattttattcggtgtgaataaaatcttttttgtttattttttatttaagtttatTCAGTctactttaattaaaaaaaataaaaaaaaataaatatcgaTACTTACTTGTTGTAGAGCAGAACCGCACAGAATGGATGAAAAAAAGGCCGGGATCGGTAATCAGAAATTGTAAGCGGATCACGAACCTAGCTACAGGAGAGACAATAATAGTATtagataagtattttattttttatgaaaatccggcagcattttctctaaaaatgagcatcacccatttttcagggaaagcctGCAAATAAacgatacatttttaaaataaacaactCATCTATGCGATTAAAAACTCAACTTATTCACGTCAATTAACCTATATTCGATAATTTacataaacattaattaaattcgaattaactatttattaattaaaatgaagATACCTATTTCGTCAAATTCCATAATATGACAATTAAAcacattaataaaattaattttagatatattctaatttaacaatttaatcaaaaacacattaaaaaaaacttaagtaATTAAAATCTAACCTAATAAAAAATAAGCTAACCTAACtataataactaataaataacgTAATAActaatatacaaataaaattattatatataacacaatttattgaattaacctaatattatttttaagctaattatatatatatatatatatatatatatatatatatatatatatatatatatatatatatatatatatatatatctaatttaatttaaaaataaaaggaaacaaCCCTAACAAAAGTACAAACAGCCCTAATCAAAACACCCCTAATAAAAACAGccctataaaaataataatattatgaaaaatttaaaaataaaaacagcaatttatataaatattcctctaattaaattaaaattaaaattaaaatggaaattaaaataaaaacaaaaccttACCTAGTTAGGGCAGACGGAGGAGGCGGAAGTGCAGCCCGCAGGCGGACGGCGGAAGTGCAGCCGGTAGGCGGACGACGGACGGCAGGCGGcaactgtttttaaaattaaaaacagaaaTTAAATACCTTTTTCTAAGAAGATGAGAGAAGCGTAGGAGGGAAAGGCTTACCGAGACGGCGGACGGCGGAAGGCGAAAGGAACGGCGGAGGAGACGGCCGCAGAAGGGGAAGACCAGAGGAGACGGGGAAGAGCAGCGGTGACAGAAAAAAAAACGGTAATAAAATGAGAGAGAGACCAGTCTGTGCAAATAAAGGGTTttgttttagcgacggattatatGCCGTCGCTAAAACAAATAATCCGTCGGCAACAAACAAGCTGCGTTAATGAAACGTTGCGTTTCATTAACGcaacatttagcgacggattaaaaaaatccgtcgctaaaatgggctCACTGAAACGGCGAGTTTCATTGatcccattttagcgacggcCACATGATCCGTCGCTgacttagcgacggatttttcgaatccgtcgctaaacgacGACCAAAAAAAGGCGGGACACTTCCCGCCATGCTTATTTGGGATTTTGGCGACGGACTAgtaatccgtcgccaaatccgtcggtaattgctgatttagcgacggattctaaatccgtcgctaaaatccgtcggtaattcagTGGATTTTAGTAGTgtgttaactcggttgaactatctcgggaccctacccaCCGGATCGATCGAATTGATTATTATCGCTGTAGATCGTATGTACGTTATAGATCGTAttgagtttaagattaaggtttcaatcggatctaatacCTGGATAATATAATATCATGTTATATGATATTTGATATCGAATATTGATTTTGTATATACGAGTTTTTATCGTATGCGATgtcatgtttttaataataccgttagtaacttgcaaactcactcagtattttcccaaatactgacctctcactctgatgtttgcaggtagacggagtcggatcagacaaaccaccttcgttgtgccagaagtcaatGGACTTGCAcgagtatgagttcctagagctgcagtagtcagtagcgTCAATAGAAAACttgtgatttgatttcaaatagttaattCTTAATGTTAACTCTAACATGATATTTTAGtatctataagtatattatttaaaagagtttttccgaagatgttttatatataatattatacttttaaatgcaaaaaaattattagtggttttaggcttgctacgggtttcggagctaccactcccattccctagcgccggtctcggctcaataatttagGTCGTGACATTAATGGATTGAAATAATATGCAACttataaatgattaaaacttaaatgttttgattagtgcataatttaattattagttagTTGATATTTTAGAACTAAATTACATATATTTTAGGAcggattatttttaaaatctaatcatttgtgtcctttttttatcaattatgatcaaattttaaaatttatataaatatgtctaatttgttttttttatttgtacttttatctaaaattttgaatttcattttttaaattattttttaaaaaatttgatcgcaattgattaaaaaacttataattttggacataattacaaaaaaacttttaaaattttatataattataaaatttgaaaagtttaatcgcaattgattaaaaacataaaaatttgtTATGATTGTCATGTTAATGTAAATGcatattttaaattcatttagagtgtattaaaaaaaacttctatttaattattaattataactaTATCTAATTACATATTTATATGGCTGATTCACTTTatgagccacgtgcgtagcacgtaaagcgagactagtactatatataaaagcacagatTGGGGGGCATACAAATTTACGTTAATGTCCTtttcatttcaaaaaatataattactaatttaaaactattaggataattattaaaattagagtactaatttaaataaactactatattaAGATGATGATCAAAGtgagagtactaactaaaataaagtATTATGTTAAGATAATTGTTCAGAccactaactaaaataaattactttaaaatatttaataattattgttttaattattgtttaatcatataaaattctaaataaggtaaactactaacataaattactattttaattattatttaatattttctatttaaattcatctataattataaaatttgaatatcaATTAAACATG includes:
- the LOC126661596 gene encoding uncharacterized protein LOC126661596, with the translated sequence MYSGRLVRGLLTEGYISNVREFLNFAVQHPECMSGPEIKCPCLKPKCRNTAFRTVDEVEFHLYTDGFVSNYHVWTHHGEENRRVEVPVNVMQADNMWEHRNEDEGCSSFQRMVTDAGGPEVWAEEPPNAEAQKFYDMMRAAEEPIWPGNDRHSALSAAVKFLEFKCRFQASDGLMNEMSEFVHQLLPKDNKLAKNSYNIKKLVRGLGLPVEVIDCCKNMCMIYWGDDAGLTLRKVCGHDRWKPATAGNSKRRKTNVPYKKMHYFPLTPRLQRLYASRATAKHMRWHAEHEMENGVMNHPSDSPAWKHFSELHQDFAAEVRNIRLGLCTDGFQPFGAFGQQYSSWPVIVTPYNLPPGMAMKDEFMFLTVLVRGPNSPKGSLDIFLQPLIVELNHLWEFGTRTYDIHRRQNFQLKAALMWTINDFPAYSMLSGWSTSGKRACPHCMEETDAITLPKSGKQSWFDCHRKLLPPEHSYRNNTTDFKKGYKERKSFRGYRSGEEIEQEIDSLGFKKAYEVGAQDTNAQKSKHHGWHKKSIFWELPYWKTNMIRHNLGAIYALDKNAKQALLEWVKELKFPDGHVSNLGRCVDLKKLKMNGMKSHDCHVFMQRLLPIAFREFLHPSVWEPITELSIFFKDLTCTTLKEDDLIEMEKDIAKILCKLERIFPPNFFDSMEHLPIHLPYEAKLAGPVQYRWMYPFERYLRKLKRKVTNKAKVEGSIATGYLYEEIAKFASFYFNDGDPTLPDRLQRNETRDDVVDDDVDRLSIFKPNGRPIGASKKRSLEEDEYTAAHSYILLNCPEIEHYKE